AAGCGCCCCATTTCCAGACAATGCACGAGACATCCACCGGATTCTTGCGGGGATTGACGCCCATTTCGCCATAGCCATAGAAGGCGATGGGGCGGATATAGCATGCCTTGTAGCCGTTGGCCTTTACTGTATCCCTGGAGGCGGCGCACAGTGCGTCCACGGTATATGGGATCGGCATCTGATAAATTCGGGCGCTATTGAACAATCTCTGAATATGCTCCCTCAACCGAAAAATAGCCGGACCGGCGGCTGTTTCGTAGGCTTTCATACCCTCAAAGACCGCTGTGCCATAGTGCAGGGCGTGTGTCAACACATGCACTCTTGCCTCATCCCAGGGGATCAGTTTGCCATTGAACCAGATCTTCTCCGCTTTTTCCATCTTTCCTTCCTTACGATCAAAATTGAGGCACACGGCCCGACGCTAAAGATAATTCAGAATCTCTCCCAGGCCTCGAATACGCTGGCAATCATGGTGCTGAAAAAGGAGCCCGTCACGATCCAGCAAGAGTGGCTTAATCCCTGCTCCCTGTGCTCCGGTCACGTCGGCATGGTATTGATCTCCCACATGGATCGCCTCTGAGGCTCGGGCGTTGGCGCATCCGAGCGCAGCGCGAAATATCTCCGGCCGCGGTTTGGCAAAACCGACTTCATGGGAAGTGAGCGCAAAATCCAGATGGGAACCCAGGCCAAGCTCGGCACAAAAATCTTCTACGCTCGTGTGGAGATTGGAGATGACCCCAACCTTCAAGCCGCGGCCGCGGAGCAGCGCGAGTGTGGGCAGCGCATCTTCAAACAGCATCATCCGATGGGTCATTTTCTGAAGGCTCGCTCGTATTTTGATAACCACATCTCTTGAGACGTTCACGCCAGCCTCTCGCAGCAGGATCGCCTCATAGTCGGTCCACAGGTTTTCTCTCTCCTCGGGGGAGCGTTTTTCCAGCGGCAATCGGGCATCTTCCTGGCTGAAGAAATCGCCGGCTGTCCAAAAGCCCCGCCGGAGGTTTTCGTTGCTCACCTCGATACCGCATTCACGGCATGCCCGTCTGCGATGATCCTCCGGTGTGGGATCAGTGGTGACGAG
The nucleotide sequence above comes from Dehalococcoidia bacterium. Encoded proteins:
- a CDS encoding HAD family hydrolase, whose protein sequence is MIKAIFFDLFNTLVTTDPTPEDHRRRACRECGIEVSNENLRRGFWTAGDFFSQEDARLPLEKRSPEERENLWTDYEAILLREAGVNVSRDVVIKIRASLQKMTHRMMLFEDALPTLALLRGRGLKVGVISNLHTSVEDFCAELGLGSHLDFALTSHEVGFAKPRPEIFRAALGCANARASEAIHVGDQYHADVTGAQGAGIKPLLLDRDGLLFQHHDCQRIRGLGEILNYL